The following is a genomic window from Deltaproteobacteria bacterium.
TGGTGCCGTCCGTGGATCCGTTTGCGACGCGCGATGCGGAAGGCGTCGAGCTCGGGCGCGCGCTGTACCACGGGCTCGCGCAGTGCAGCGCGTGCCATCCGGCCTATGCGTCGAAGGCGGATATTAACCGGATGGTTCAGAAGCTCCAGCCGGGCGCGCCACCGCCCACGTTCCGCGCCGACTTGTACGCGCCGAGTCCCACCGACTCGATCGAGCTCAGCCTCGACAAGGAGCATCCGCTGCGGCTGATGCCGCCCGATTTTCTGCACCAGGACCTGAAGAGCGTTCGCGCCTCGAGCGAGCGCGCGGATCTGTATCGGGTGATCTCGCTCGGCATTCCCGGCGCGGGCATGCCGCCGTGGCGCGACACGCTCAGCGAGGAGCAGATCTGGGCCCTGGCGCACTACGTGGCCTCGCTGCAGGCGCTCCGTGGGCAGCCTGGTGCCGCGGCGCTCGAGGAGCGCATCTCTGAAGAAAACGCGAAGGGTCGGTGAGCGCCCGAGCGGCCGATGCCCCAGGCGAGGCGTCGGGGGGCCGGCGTCCTTTTTTGCACTCGGGCCTCGGTTTTGGACACTCAGCCGTGATACACGGGCTCCGTGAACCCTCTGACAATCACTGACCCGCAGGGCTCCACGGCGCCGCTTTCGCGCTTCGAGCAGGCGATCGTTGCGCTGCTCAACGATCCGCGCGACCTGCCGTTCATCAAGCTGTCGCTAAAGATCCTGCTCACGACGGTGCCCGCGGCGGCGCTCCTCTACGTGCCCGGCGTGTACCGGCCGTGGCTGGGCTTCGCGGTGTTCGCGCTGAACAGCCTCTTCCTGCTCGGGCCGTTCATCCTCATGCTGCACAACACCTCGCACCGGCCGCTCTTCAAGCGCCAGTACGGGATCCTGAACCTGGTGATCCCCTGGGCGCTGGGGCCGTTCTTCGGCGAGACGCCCGAGGCGTACTTCGCGCACCACATCGGCATGCACCACGCCGAGGGAAACCTGCCCGACGACCTCTCGTCGACGCTGCGCTTCCGCCGCGACAGCCTCTTCGACTTCGGCCGCTACTTCTTCCGCTTCTTCTTCGCCGGGCTGATCGAGCTCACCCGGTATCTCTGGACGCGCCGCCGTTTCAAGCTGATGCGTCGCCTGCTCATCGGCGAGCTGTCGTTCTACGCGCTGGCCGCTGGCCTGGCCTACGTGCGCCCCGGCCCGACGCTCTGGGTGTTCATCATCCCCTTCTGCTTCACGCGCTTCATGATGATGGCGGGCAACTGGGCGCAGCATGCGTTCATCGACCTCGCGGATCCCGCGAGCCCGTACGTGAACAGCATCACCTGCGTGAACAGCAGCTACAACCAGAAGTGCTTCAACGACGGCTACCACATCGGCCATCACGTGAAGCCGGCGATGCACTGGACGGAGATGCCGGGCGACTTCCTCGCGAACATCGACCGCTACCGCTCGGCGGGCGCGGTGGTGTTCCAGAAGCTCGACTACTTCATCATCTGGGCTCTGCTGATGTCGCACCAGTACGGGTTCCTCGCGAAGTTCTTCGTGGACCTCGACCCCGCGCGCGGCCGCACCCAGGACGACATCGTGGCGCTCCTGCGCTCGCGCACCCGGCCGGCGACGGCGCAGGTGGAGCCGGTCGTGGCCAACGCGGCCTGAGTCAGACCGTGCGGCTGCACCTGTTCGAGCTCGAAGACCAGCCCTGGTTCCCTGCGCCCGCGCGCGATGCGGGGACGGCGTACCTGGAGCTCTCGCTGCGGGTGTCGGGGCAGGCCAAGCTGCTCGCGCCGACGGTGGTCCACGCGCTCGAAGAGAGCGGCCAGACGGAAATCGTCGATCTCTGCTCCGGCGGCGGCGGGCCGTGGGGCGTGCTGGCTGAAGAGCTGGCGGCGCTCGGAAAGCCGTTCCACCTCACGTTCACGGATCGCTATCCGAACGCGCAGGCGCTGGACGCGCTCGTGCAGCGCGATCCGGCGCATCTATCGTTCCGGACCGAGCCCGTGGACGCGACGCGGGTGCCGCCGGACCTGCGCGGGCTGCGGACCGTCGTCAACGCCTTCCACCACTTTCGGCCCGACGAAGCGAAGGGCCTGCTCCAATCGGCCCGCGACGCGCGCGAGCCCATCTTCGTGCTCGAGTTCGCGAGCCGCAGCCCCGCGTTCTTCTTCGGCGTGCTGCTCGGGCCGCTCATCACGCTCTTCGCCGTGCCGTTCCTGCGCGGGCTGCGGGCGAGCTGGCTGGCGCTGACCTACCTGTTCCCGCTGGTGCCGTTCCTGGTGGGCTGGGATGGGCTGGTGTCGGCGCTGCGCGTGTACAGCGTGCCCGAGCTGGAGGCGATGACGCGCGGGCTGGCGGCGCCGGGCTATCGCTGGTCGGTGGGGCAGGTGCGGCTGGGGAAGGCGCCCGCGTACGCGACGTACGTGCTCGGCGTGCCCGAGCGCTGACTTCACTCCGAGTACGACTGCGGACACGCGCTCTGCGGCGGATCGTCCGGGATGTCCTCCGGGCCCTGGCCCTCGTGCGCGCTGGCGAAGCAGTCGATGTCGGCCTCGTTGGGCGCGTCCTCGCTGAGCACGAAGCCCCAGGACACCGCCGCCACGTTCGTCGGCAGGTTCGGATCGGCCGTGACCACGAAGCGGTGGCCGCCGGAGGGCGCGTCGGGGGCGCGGTTGGCGATGTCGATGAGCGGCTGGGAGAGGTTCGGGCAGCCGTCGGACGTCTGGCACTGGAAGAGGAGCACCACGCCGCCGTGCTCCAGGTTGTGCACCCAGCGCTCGGGCGGGAGCACGCTCTTGGCCACGCCCCACGTGGCCCAGCACGGCCAGTGCTCCCCCGAGCTCGGCGGATTGTCGCCGTAGCTCACGGTCGTTCCCTCGGGGACGTGCGTGGCCGTCTGCAGCGGGCGCGACTGGCCCTGGCACGCGCCGCCGTCGAGCACGGTGACCGGGTGCGAGCCGGAGCAGCCCAGGGCGGCCGCCGCGAGGGCCCCGAAGGGCAGGAGGGCAGGGGAAGGTCGCATCCGGCCCGAATGGTTCCGCCTGGAAAGGCGATTGGCAACTCTGTTGCGCGCCTGGCCGCTTGGCGTGTATTGCGCCCCACGCTCGGCAGCTTGTCCACCCCTGGGTGGGCGGCTCGTCCGCGTCGAAGCCAGGCGCGGGCAGACCGGACGGGGCTCGCGTGTTGTGAGCGGCCGCCTTCGGGTCGGGACCAACTGGGGCGAAGAGCCCCGCGGAGCAAGAGAGCAATGCAGCCTCGCGTCGCTTACTTCTGCATGGAGTTCGGCCTCAACGAGGACCTGCCCATCTACGCCGGCGGTCTGGGTATCCTCGCGGGCGACTACATGAAGTCCTGCGGCGATCTGAAGCTGCCGGTCACGGGCATCGGCCTCTACTGGGGCCACGGCTACACCCAGCAGCGGATCGGCCAGGACGGCTACCCGTACGATGAGTTCCCGGCCACCCACAGCGACAAGGTCGTGGACACCGGCAAGCGCGTGTCCGTGCCGGTGCAGGGGCTCTGCGTCACCTGCCGCATCCTGGAGGTGAAGGGCTACGGCACCGCGCCGCTCTATCTCCTGGCGCCGATCGAGGCCGAGCACCTGTGGATCACCGAGCGGCTCTACGGCGGCAGCGCCTACGTGCGCGTGGCCCAGGAGATCCTCCTCGGCATCGGCGGCGTGCGCGCGCTGCGTGCGCTCGGCATCGACGTGCAGCGCTACCACTTCAACGAAGGCCACGCGGTGTTCGCCGGCGTGGAGCTCATCCGCGAGCGCATGAAGGCCGGCGCGAGCTTCGAGCAGGCGCTGGCGGGCGTGCGCGAGCAGATCGTGTTCACCACGCACACGCCGGTGGAGGCGGGCAACGAGGTCCACCCGCACGACATCCTGCAGACCATGAACGCCTACGGGACGCTGACCACCGCGCAGATGAAGCAGCTCGGCGGCGATCCGTTCAACATGACCGTGGCCGGGCTGCGGCTTTCGTCGCATGCCAACGCGGTGGCGCAGCTCCACGGCGAGACCGCGCGGGCGATGTGGGCCGGCGTGGATCACGCGGCGCCCATCGTGGCCGTGACCAACGGCGTGCACGCGCCCACCTGGCAGGACGCGCGGGTGCGCGCGGTGGCCAAGCAGGGCGACTTCTGGGCCGCGCACCAGGCGTGCAAGAACGAGCTCTTCGCCGAGATCGAGAAGCGCAACGGCGTGAAGCTGCGCCCCGACGTGCTCACCATCGGCTTTGCGCGCCGCGCCGCGCCGTACAAGCGAAGCGACCTCATCTTCCGCAAGCCCGACCGCATCGCGAAGTACCTGCGCGAGGGCAAGGTGCAGCTCATCTTCAGCGGCAAGGCGCACCCGCAGGACGAGCTGGGCAAGCGCATCGTGGCCAACCTCTACAAGATGGCGCGCGAGTTCAGCGGGCAGGTCGTGTTCATCCAGAACTACGACATGCACATCGGCCGGCTGCTCACCCGCGGCTGCGACGTGTGGCTCAACAACCCGCGCCGGCCTCTGGAAGCCTCGGGGACGAGCGGCATGAAGGCGGCCATGAACGGCGTGCTCAACCTGAGCGTGCTCGACGGCTGGTGGCCCGAGGGCTGCGAGCACGGCGTCAACGGCTGGAAGATTGGCGATGGCTACGAAGGCCCCGACGCCGACGAGAAGGACCTCGACTCCCTCTACGCCGTCCTCGAGAACGAGGTCATGCCCGCGTACGCCAATCCAGAGAAGTGGGTCAGCATGGCCCGCGCGTCGATCGAGATGAGCCACTGGCGCTTCTCGAGCGACCGCATGGTCCAGGACTACTTCAGCCAGCTCTACGCCCCCGAGGCCGGCGTCAAGCGCGCCGCCAGCTGAGAGTCACCGGCTTTTCGGACTGGACGCGGTCATGCCCCGTCAGGGTTAGCAACTT
Proteins encoded in this region:
- a CDS encoding fatty acid desaturase gives rise to the protein MTITDPQGSTAPLSRFEQAIVALLNDPRDLPFIKLSLKILLTTVPAAALLYVPGVYRPWLGFAVFALNSLFLLGPFILMLHNTSHRPLFKRQYGILNLVIPWALGPFFGETPEAYFAHHIGMHHAEGNLPDDLSSTLRFRRDSLFDFGRYFFRFFFAGLIELTRYLWTRRRFKLMRRLLIGELSFYALAAGLAYVRPGPTLWVFIIPFCFTRFMMMAGNWAQHAFIDLADPASPYVNSITCVNSSYNQKCFNDGYHIGHHVKPAMHWTEMPGDFLANIDRYRSAGAVVFQKLDYFIIWALLMSHQYGFLAKFFVDLDPARGRTQDDIVALLRSRTRPATAQVEPVVANAA
- a CDS encoding DUF3105 domain-containing protein, encoding MRPSPALLPFGALAAAALGCSGSHPVTVLDGGACQGQSRPLQTATHVPEGTTVSYGDNPPSSGEHWPCWATWGVAKSVLPPERWVHNLEHGGVVLLFQCQTSDGCPNLSQPLIDIANRAPDAPSGGHRFVVTADPNLPTNVAAVSWGFVLSEDAPNEADIDCFASAHEGQGPEDIPDDPPQSACPQSYSE
- the glgP gene encoding alpha-glucan family phosphorylase gives rise to the protein MQPRVAYFCMEFGLNEDLPIYAGGLGILAGDYMKSCGDLKLPVTGIGLYWGHGYTQQRIGQDGYPYDEFPATHSDKVVDTGKRVSVPVQGLCVTCRILEVKGYGTAPLYLLAPIEAEHLWITERLYGGSAYVRVAQEILLGIGGVRALRALGIDVQRYHFNEGHAVFAGVELIRERMKAGASFEQALAGVREQIVFTTHTPVEAGNEVHPHDILQTMNAYGTLTTAQMKQLGGDPFNMTVAGLRLSSHANAVAQLHGETARAMWAGVDHAAPIVAVTNGVHAPTWQDARVRAVAKQGDFWAAHQACKNELFAEIEKRNGVKLRPDVLTIGFARRAAPYKRSDLIFRKPDRIAKYLREGKVQLIFSGKAHPQDELGKRIVANLYKMAREFSGQVVFIQNYDMHIGRLLTRGCDVWLNNPRRPLEASGTSGMKAAMNGVLNLSVLDGWWPEGCEHGVNGWKIGDGYEGPDADEKDLDSLYAVLENEVMPAYANPEKWVSMARASIEMSHWRFSSDRMVQDYFSQLYAPEAGVKRAAS
- a CDS encoding c-type cytochrome, translating into MLINHSLKLTLLTGLLLAGCHDANVPAMQATQLGGQTVSADRLERGRVVYVQYCRACHGDSGKGDGPASVGLRPPPRDLTRGVFKFGGTLPRDGAPTLPRDEDLTRIIRGGLHGSAMLGWDVPDPALQDLIQYLKTLSPRWQQEGPGEPLVPSVDPFATRDAEGVELGRALYHGLAQCSACHPAYASKADINRMVQKLQPGAPPPTFRADLYAPSPTDSIELSLDKEHPLRLMPPDFLHQDLKSVRASSERADLYRVISLGIPGAGMPPWRDTLSEEQIWALAHYVASLQALRGQPGAAALEERISEENAKGR